ATTGCTAAGGATTTTTATTTTAGTAGAAGTAATATAGGGATAAAATTATTAGGAAATGCTTTTGAGAATATGGTTTTTATTCCTGAGAAAAAATTTACATACTATTATTTACCATACTCTTTACTTGAAAAATTAGGTGGGACTAAGGAAGATACAGAAGGATTAGTAGAAGAGATAAACTCTTCTATTGACAGTGAGGTTTCCCTATTTTTAAGAGGAGAGAAGGATGGGAAAATAAAAGGTAGTATGAGAAGTAAAAAAGATGTGGATGTAAATAAAATTGCTAGTATTTTTGGAGGAGGAGGCCATATTAAAGCCGCTGGATTTACAAGTAATTTAGATAGTGAAAGTATTATAGAAATAGTTAAAGACAAATTATAAAGAGGAGGATTTATTATGAGTGATTACGAGATAATTTTTTTTAAACCTAGAAAATTTGAAGATTGTATGAAATGCATAGAATATATAAGAGATGAGAAAATTGTTCACATAAATTTAGGTGAATTAGATGGAGAAACTTCACAAAGAATATTAGACTTTATAAGTGGAGCGGTATTTATTCAAGAGGGAGAAGTTGTTAATCCTGGAGAGAATGTATTTTGCTCAATTCCTAAAAATAAAAAATATTTAATGGATTATAAAGGGAAACCTGGAAGCAGCACTAGTTCAAGATATGATGAAGAGGAAGAAATAATTCCTAAATATGGAATAAGATAAAATAATAATTTGATAAAAGATTGCTATTAAAAATAATATAGCAGTCTTTTTTTTTACCAAAAATTAAATTGACATATCTTTGAAATAAATATAAAATTGGAGTTGCTAA
This genomic stretch from Cetobacterium ceti harbors:
- a CDS encoding cell division protein SepF, which encodes MSDYEIIFFKPRKFEDCMKCIEYIRDEKIVHINLGELDGETSQRILDFISGAVFIQEGEVVNPGENVFCSIPKNKKYLMDYKGKPGSSTSSRYDEEEEIIPKYGIR